One Thauera sp. K11 DNA window includes the following coding sequences:
- a CDS encoding GNAT family N-acetyltransferase — protein sequence MTGRDGFLLVDGLSGIDAAEWDALARDDGVVAPALSHAFLHTLEDTGCVGRGTGWTPRHATLWCDGRLAAAMPLYEKQHSYGEYVFDWAWAEAYARHGLPYYPKWLAAVPFTPLPGRRLLGRDTEARRALLHAVLEHVRDSRHSSFHLLLPTDEEAGWLRDAGLLIRQGVQFHWTNTGYRDFDDFLVGLNHEKRKKIRQERRRSAAHGLDLCWLDGHTASSDDWAFFFRCYATTYALHRSTPYLNARFFSGLARRQPETVRLLIAARAGQPVASAFFLCDRRTLYGRYWGAIEHLPFLHFELCYYQAIEYCIRHGLAIFEGGAQGEHKLARGLLPVTTRSAHWIADPRFRHAVNDYLARETAGVELYLDELTERTPFRLQPPSR from the coding sequence ATGACCGGCCGCGACGGCTTCCTCCTCGTCGACGGCCTGTCCGGCATCGACGCCGCAGAGTGGGACGCGCTGGCGCGCGACGACGGCGTGGTCGCCCCCGCCCTGTCGCACGCCTTTCTCCACACCCTCGAAGACACGGGATGCGTCGGCCGCGGCACCGGCTGGACGCCTCGTCACGCCACACTCTGGTGCGACGGCCGGCTGGCGGCCGCCATGCCTCTCTACGAAAAGCAGCACTCCTACGGCGAATACGTCTTCGACTGGGCCTGGGCGGAAGCCTATGCGCGCCACGGCCTCCCCTACTACCCGAAGTGGCTGGCCGCGGTGCCGTTCACACCCCTCCCCGGACGGCGCCTGCTCGGCCGCGACACCGAAGCCCGGCGCGCCCTCCTGCATGCGGTGCTGGAACATGTCCGCGACAGCCGGCATTCATCGTTCCACCTGCTGCTGCCAACCGACGAGGAAGCGGGCTGGCTGCGCGACGCCGGCCTGCTGATACGCCAGGGCGTGCAATTCCACTGGACGAACACCGGCTACCGCGACTTCGACGATTTCCTCGTGGGGCTGAATCACGAAAAGCGCAAGAAGATCCGCCAGGAACGGCGCCGCTCCGCGGCCCATGGCCTGGACCTCTGCTGGCTGGACGGGCATACCGCCTCCAGCGATGACTGGGCATTCTTCTTTCGCTGTTACGCCACGACCTACGCGCTCCACCGCTCGACGCCCTACCTGAACGCCCGCTTCTTCTCCGGGCTTGCGCGCCGCCAGCCCGAGACCGTTCGCCTGCTGATCGCAGCGCGTGCCGGACAGCCGGTCGCCTCGGCCTTCTTCCTGTGCGACCGGCGTACGCTCTACGGGCGCTACTGGGGGGCCATCGAGCATCTGCCCTTCCTGCATTTCGAGCTGTGCTACTACCAGGCGATCGAGTATTGCATCCGGCACGGCCTCGCCATCTTCGAAGGAGGCGCCCAAGGCGAACACAAGCTCGCCCGCGGCCTGCTCCCGGTCACCACGCGCTCGGCGCACTGGATTGCCGATCCACGCTTCCGCCACGCAGTGAACGATTACCTGGCGCGCGAAACCGCCGGCGTGGAGCTCTACCTCGACGAACTCACGGAGAGGACGCCCTTCCGGCTGCAGCCTCCCTCCCGCTGA
- the nuoN gene encoding NADH-quinone oxidoreductase subunit NuoN, whose translation MNFVVPDFYPAAAEIFVAVMALVIMLASTFARSVRWLGYALTQLTLIAAAVITIYTIYRTQGEVSYTFSNLFVSDLMGQFLKLVIYFSMAVALLYGRGYLADRNIDKPEYYLLALLMTLGMMVMVTANHMLPLYIGLEMMSLALYTMVAFDRESPRSTEAAMKYFVLGALASGLLLYGMSMVYGATGTLEFSGIAQVVYNQAANQTVLLFGLVFLVAGISFKLGVVPFHMWVPDVYQGAPTAITLVIATAPKLAAFAMAIRLLVWGLFDLAEQWQTMLMLVAVASIALGNLAAIAQQNIKRMLAYSGISHMGFMLLGLLAGVVEGDRHFALNAYSSAMFYAVAYVIMSLASFGMIILLSRAGFEAENIDDFKGLNKRSPWFALMMMFVMFSMAGIPFFVGFFAKLSVLQAVVAAGYFWLAVVAVILSVIGAFYYLRVVKVMYFDAPDDTSVIRAPAELRVLLSANGLAIAGLGLAPQMLMSLCAYSLLASL comes from the coding sequence ATGAACTTTGTCGTCCCCGACTTCTACCCCGCAGCGGCCGAGATTTTCGTGGCCGTGATGGCACTCGTGATCATGCTGGCGAGCACCTTCGCCCGCAGCGTGCGATGGCTGGGATATGCGCTCACCCAGCTTACCCTGATCGCCGCGGCCGTCATCACGATATACACGATATACAGAACGCAGGGGGAGGTGAGCTACACGTTCAGCAACCTGTTCGTCAGCGACCTGATGGGCCAGTTCCTGAAGCTGGTCATTTACTTCTCGATGGCGGTGGCGCTGCTGTACGGGCGTGGCTATCTGGCGGACCGCAACATCGACAAGCCCGAGTATTACCTTCTTGCGCTGCTGATGACGCTCGGCATGATGGTCATGGTCACTGCGAACCACATGCTGCCGCTCTACATCGGCCTGGAGATGATGTCGCTCGCGCTGTACACGATGGTGGCCTTCGATCGTGAGTCCCCGCGTTCGACCGAGGCCGCGATGAAGTATTTCGTGCTTGGCGCGCTCGCCTCCGGCCTGCTGCTGTATGGCATGTCGATGGTGTATGGCGCGACCGGCACGCTCGAATTCTCGGGCATCGCTCAGGTTGTGTATAACCAGGCCGCGAATCAGACGGTATTGCTGTTCGGCCTCGTCTTCCTCGTCGCCGGCATCTCGTTCAAGCTCGGCGTCGTCCCGTTCCACATGTGGGTTCCCGATGTGTACCAGGGCGCGCCGACGGCGATCACGCTGGTGATCGCGACTGCGCCGAAGCTGGCGGCCTTCGCGATGGCCATCCGGTTGCTGGTGTGGGGGCTGTTCGACCTGGCGGAACAGTGGCAGACCATGCTCATGCTGGTTGCCGTCGCTTCGATCGCGCTGGGCAACCTTGCGGCGATCGCGCAGCAGAACATCAAGCGCATGCTTGCGTATTCGGGCATTTCGCACATGGGCTTCATGCTGCTCGGGCTGCTGGCGGGCGTGGTGGAAGGCGATCGCCATTTCGCGCTCAATGCGTACAGCTCCGCGATGTTCTATGCGGTTGCCTATGTGATCATGAGCCTGGCCTCGTTCGGCATGATCATCCTGCTGTCGCGCGCCGGTTTCGAGGCGGAGAACATCGACGATTTCAAGGGGCTGAACAAGCGCAGCCCGTGGTTCGCGCTGATGATGATGTTCGTGATGTTCTCGATGGCGGGCATTCCGTTCTTCGTTGGCTTCTTCGCCAAACTGTCGGTGCTGCAGGCGGTCGTTGCAGCCGGGTATTTCTGGCTTGCCGTGGTCGCGGTGATCCTGTCGGTGATCGGGGCGTTCTACTATCTGCGCGTCGTGAAGGTGATGTATTTCGATGCGCCGGACGACACGAGCGTGATTCGCGCACCGGCTGAATTGAGGGTGTTGTTGTCGGCGAACGGGCTGGCCATCGCCGGACTCGGCCTGGCGCCGCAGATGCTGATGTCGCTGTGCGCATATTCCCTTCTGGCTTCTCTTTGA
- the nuoK gene encoding NADH-quinone oxidoreductase subunit NuoK — translation MLSLSHYLILGAILFAISVVGIFLNRKNLIVLLMAIELMLLAVNLNFIAFSHYLGDIAGQVFVFFILTVAAAESAIGLAILIVMFRNMRTIHVDDLDSLKG, via the coding sequence ATGCTTTCGCTTTCCCATTACCTCATTCTGGGCGCGATCCTGTTCGCGATCAGCGTGGTGGGCATCTTCCTGAACCGGAAGAACCTGATCGTGCTGCTCATGGCCATCGAGCTCATGCTGCTCGCGGTCAATCTGAACTTCATTGCGTTTTCGCACTATCTCGGCGACATCGCAGGGCAGGTTTTCGTTTTCTTCATCCTCACGGTGGCCGCGGCGGAATCCGCGATCGGCCTGGCGATCCTCATCGTCATGTTCCGCAACATGCGGACCATCCATGTGGATGATCTGGACAGCCTCAAGGGTTAA
- the nuoI gene encoding NADH-quinone oxidoreductase subunit NuoI, with product MGGKDLIGSLFLKELVKGMALTGRHFFQRKITVQFPEEKTPQSNRFRGLHALRRYPNGEERCIACKLCEAVCPAMAITIESEQREDGSRRTSRYDIDLTKCIFCGFCEEACPVDAIVETRVFEYHGEERGDLYYTKQMLLAVGDRYEAQIAADREQDAKYR from the coding sequence ATGGGTGGCAAGGATTTGATCGGTAGCCTGTTCCTGAAGGAACTGGTGAAGGGAATGGCGCTGACCGGACGCCATTTCTTCCAGCGCAAGATCACCGTCCAGTTCCCGGAGGAAAAGACTCCCCAGAGCAACCGCTTCCGCGGCCTGCATGCGCTGCGCCGGTATCCGAACGGCGAGGAGCGCTGCATCGCCTGCAAGCTGTGCGAGGCAGTCTGCCCTGCGATGGCGATCACCATCGAATCGGAGCAGCGCGAGGACGGTTCGCGACGCACCAGCCGCTACGACATCGACCTGACGAAGTGCATCTTCTGCGGCTTCTGCGAGGAAGCCTGTCCGGTCGATGCCATCGTCGAGACGCGAGTGTTCGAGTACCACGGGGAGGAGCGGGGCGATCTCTACTACACCAAGCAGATGCTGCTGGCCGTCGGCGATCGTTACGAGGCCCAGATCGCGGCCGACCGCGAGCAGGACGCGAAGTACCGCTAA
- the nuoL gene encoding NADH-quinone oxidoreductase subunit L yields the protein MTDMQKLYLLVPLAPLAGAILAGLFGKTIGRAGAHIVTILGVAIAFAASVLVYQDVQAGNTFNGTVYTWMQAGGIEFEVGFLIDSLTVMMMLVVTFVSLMVHIYTIGYMSEDPGYQRFFSYISLFTFSMLMLVMSNNFLQLFFGWEAVGLVSYLLIGFWYDRPTAIYANLKAFLVNRVGDFGFLLGIGLIAAYAGSLDYAEVFAKAQELSVTEMAVTGWPLITAICICLFIGAMGKSAQVPLHVWLPDSMEGPTPISALIHAATMVTAGIFMVARMSPLFELSDAALSFVLVIGATTALFMGFLGIVQNDIKRVVAYSTLSQLGYMTVALGVSAYSAAVFHLMTHAFFKALLFLGAGSVIIGMHHDQDMRSMGGLRKYMPITWITSLLGSLALIGFPFFSGFYSKDSIIEAVHASTIPGAGYALFCVMFGVFVTAFYSFRMYFLVFHGEERFGKAHHDHEGDHDDEEPSSNHHHGLAPGEKPHESPWVVTLPLILLAIPSVVIGFMTIEPMLFGEWFKDVIFVAETHAGLKELAAHFHGPTAMALHGLQTAPFWLAMAGVALAWFFYMVKPGIPAAIQRSFKPLYVLLDNKYYFDRINEIFFAGGSRLIGKGLWKIGDQGVIDGVAVNGSAKFVGWVAQISRLFQTGHLYQYAFVMIIGVFVLLTFWFNRG from the coding sequence ATGACGGACATGCAGAAGCTCTATCTCCTCGTGCCCCTGGCGCCGCTGGCGGGTGCGATCCTCGCCGGTCTGTTCGGCAAGACCATCGGCCGCGCCGGTGCCCACATCGTCACCATTCTCGGTGTGGCGATCGCCTTCGCGGCGTCGGTGCTGGTCTATCAGGACGTCCAGGCCGGAAATACTTTCAACGGCACCGTCTATACGTGGATGCAGGCGGGGGGCATCGAGTTCGAGGTCGGCTTCCTGATCGACTCCCTGACCGTGATGATGATGCTCGTGGTGACCTTCGTGTCGCTGATGGTGCATATCTACACGATCGGCTACATGTCCGAGGACCCCGGCTACCAGCGCTTCTTCAGCTACATCTCGCTGTTTACGTTCTCGATGCTGATGCTGGTGATGTCCAACAACTTCCTTCAACTGTTCTTCGGCTGGGAAGCCGTGGGCCTGGTGTCCTACCTGCTGATCGGCTTCTGGTACGACCGTCCGACGGCGATCTACGCCAACCTCAAGGCATTCCTGGTCAACCGCGTCGGCGACTTCGGCTTTCTGCTCGGCATCGGCTTGATCGCCGCCTATGCCGGCAGCCTCGATTACGCCGAGGTGTTCGCCAAGGCGCAGGAACTGTCGGTGACCGAAATGGCCGTCACCGGCTGGCCGCTCATCACCGCGATCTGCATCTGCCTGTTCATCGGCGCGATGGGCAAGTCGGCCCAGGTTCCGCTGCACGTCTGGCTGCCGGACTCGATGGAAGGTCCGACCCCGATCTCGGCGCTGATCCACGCGGCGACCATGGTGACCGCCGGCATCTTCATGGTGGCGCGCATGTCGCCGCTGTTCGAGCTTTCCGACGCCGCGCTTTCCTTCGTGCTGGTCATCGGCGCGACGACCGCGCTGTTCATGGGTTTTCTCGGCATCGTTCAGAACGACATCAAGCGGGTGGTCGCATATTCCACGCTGTCCCAGCTCGGCTACATGACGGTGGCGCTGGGCGTGTCGGCATATTCCGCGGCGGTGTTCCACCTGATGACGCACGCCTTCTTCAAGGCCCTGCTGTTCCTCGGCGCGGGTTCGGTGATCATCGGCATGCATCATGACCAGGACATGCGCAGCATGGGCGGCCTGCGCAAGTACATGCCGATCACCTGGATCACGTCCCTGCTCGGATCGCTGGCGCTGATCGGCTTCCCGTTCTTCTCCGGGTTCTACTCCAAGGATTCGATCATCGAGGCCGTGCATGCCTCGACCATCCCCGGGGCGGGCTATGCGCTGTTCTGCGTGATGTTCGGCGTTTTCGTGACCGCGTTCTACTCGTTCCGGATGTACTTCCTCGTTTTCCACGGCGAGGAGCGCTTCGGGAAGGCGCATCACGATCATGAAGGCGATCACGATGACGAAGAGCCCAGTTCGAATCACCATCACGGTCTTGCTCCGGGCGAGAAGCCGCACGAATCGCCCTGGGTCGTGACGCTTCCGCTGATCCTGCTGGCGATCCCGTCCGTCGTCATTGGCTTCATGACGATCGAGCCGATGCTGTTCGGCGAATGGTTCAAGGACGTGATCTTCGTCGCCGAGACTCACGCCGGCCTGAAGGAACTGGCCGCCCACTTCCACGGCCCGACGGCGATGGCGCTGCATGGCCTGCAGACGGCTCCGTTCTGGCTCGCGATGGCGGGCGTGGCGCTGGCCTGGTTCTTCTACATGGTCAAGCCGGGTATCCCGGCGGCGATCCAGCGCAGCTTCAAGCCGCTCTACGTGCTGCTGGACAACAAGTACTACTTCGACCGCATCAACGAGATCTTCTTCGCCGGTGGTTCGCGGCTGATCGGCAAGGGACTGTGGAAGATCGGCGATCAGGGCGTCATCGACGGGGTGGCGGTCAATGGATCGGCGAAATTCGTCGGCTGGGTGGCGCAGATATCGCGCCTGTTCCAGACCGGCCACCTGTACCAGTACGCGTTCGTGATGATCATCGGCGTGTTCGTGCTGCTGACCTTCTGGTTCAACCGTGGTTGA
- a CDS encoding NADH-quinone oxidoreductase subunit J gives MEFKTFVFYFLAVIMVFAALRVITVRNPVHAALFLVLTFFNAGGIWLLLQAEFLAITLVMVYVGAVMVLFLFVVMMLDINLDRIREGFWSYLPVGALVGILMLIEMVMVLGGRYFGLDAMPVPPAAQEGFSNTRELGRVLYTDYVYPFELASLVLLVAMVAAVALTLRKRKGIKYINPSDQVAVRREGRVELVKMPAEKE, from the coding sequence ATGGAATTCAAGACCTTCGTCTTCTACTTTCTTGCCGTGATCATGGTGTTCGCGGCACTGAGGGTCATCACGGTGCGCAACCCGGTCCATGCCGCGTTGTTCCTTGTGCTGACGTTCTTCAACGCGGGCGGCATCTGGCTGCTGCTGCAGGCCGAATTTCTGGCGATCACCCTCGTCATGGTGTACGTCGGCGCGGTCATGGTCCTGTTCCTTTTCGTTGTCATGATGCTCGACATCAACCTCGACCGCATCCGCGAGGGATTCTGGAGCTATCTGCCGGTAGGGGCGCTGGTCGGCATCCTGATGCTGATCGAGATGGTGATGGTGCTCGGCGGCCGGTATTTCGGCCTCGATGCCATGCCGGTGCCGCCCGCTGCGCAGGAAGGCTTCAGCAATACGCGCGAGCTTGGCCGTGTGCTCTACACCGATTACGTCTATCCGTTCGAGCTTGCCTCACTCGTGCTGCTGGTGGCGATGGTGGCGGCCGTGGCCCTCACGCTGCGCAAACGCAAGGGCATCAAGTACATCAATCCGTCCGACCAGGTAGCGGTCAGGCGTGAAGGCCGCGTCGAGCTGGTGAAGATGCCGGCCGAGAAAGAGTAA
- a CDS encoding NUDIX domain-containing protein: MTDDPLHEAEIDSESVFEGALLKVRRDRVQLPDGTLAYREYIRHPGAVVIVACLGDGRLIFERQFRYPLRRAFLELPAGKIDPGEDIAGCARRELREETGYEAERWHHLGVMHPCIGYSDERIEIFLAKDLRHVGHAWDEGEFLEVHLLGVDEAVTAVHDGRITDGKTIAALFRALPLLQESAR; the protein is encoded by the coding sequence TTGACTGACGACCCCTTGCACGAGGCGGAGATCGACAGCGAGTCGGTCTTCGAAGGCGCGCTGCTCAAGGTCCGGCGTGACAGGGTGCAGCTACCGGACGGCACCCTCGCTTACCGCGAATACATCCGTCATCCGGGCGCCGTCGTGATCGTGGCTTGCCTCGGTGACGGCCGCCTGATCTTCGAAAGGCAGTTCCGCTACCCCTTGCGTCGGGCTTTCCTGGAGCTGCCGGCGGGGAAGATCGATCCAGGCGAGGACATCGCCGGCTGCGCGCGCCGCGAACTGCGGGAGGAAACCGGCTACGAGGCGGAGCGCTGGCACCACCTCGGCGTGATGCATCCTTGCATCGGTTACTCGGACGAACGCATCGAGATCTTTCTCGCGAAGGATCTGAGGCACGTCGGGCATGCCTGGGACGAGGGGGAATTCCTCGAGGTCCATCTGCTCGGCGTCGACGAGGCGGTCACGGCGGTGCACGACGGCCGCATCACCGACGGGAAGACCATCGCCGCGCTTTTTCGTGCACTGCCCCTGCTGCAGGAATCGGCCCGATAG
- the nuoH gene encoding NADH-quinone oxidoreductase subunit NuoH has protein sequence MEALLQPVAELFGPSWPAVWTLIKIIAIVAPLMGAVAYLTLAERKVIGYMQVRIGPNRVGPKGLFQPIADGVKLLLKEIIVPHGANKGLFILGPILAIAPSLAAWSVVPFSDGLVLANVNAGLLFLLAITSMEVYGVIVAGWASNSKYPFLGAMRAAAQMVSYEVSMGFALICVLLISASLNLSDIVLSQGQGRFHDMGLSFLSWNWLPLLPMFVVYLISGIAETNRAPFDVVEGEAEVVAGHMVEYSGMAFALFFLAEYANMILVSILTSVLFLGGWLSPFGFLPDGFHWLALKTAMILFVFLWARATFPRFRYDQIMRLGWKVFIPVTLIWVFVVAVWMMSPLSIWK, from the coding sequence ATGGAAGCATTGCTGCAACCGGTTGCCGAACTCTTCGGCCCGTCCTGGCCGGCCGTCTGGACGCTGATCAAGATCATCGCGATCGTCGCCCCGCTGATGGGAGCGGTGGCCTATCTGACCCTCGCCGAGCGCAAGGTCATCGGCTACATGCAGGTCCGGATCGGCCCCAACCGGGTCGGTCCCAAGGGCCTGTTCCAGCCCATCGCGGATGGCGTCAAGCTGCTGCTGAAGGAGATCATCGTTCCCCACGGAGCGAACAAGGGGCTGTTCATCCTGGGGCCGATCCTCGCCATTGCGCCCTCCCTGGCCGCATGGTCGGTAGTGCCGTTCAGCGACGGGCTGGTGCTGGCCAACGTGAATGCGGGCCTGCTGTTCCTGCTGGCCATCACGTCGATGGAAGTGTATGGCGTGATCGTCGCCGGCTGGGCTTCGAACTCGAAGTATCCGTTCCTCGGCGCGATGCGCGCGGCGGCGCAGATGGTGTCGTACGAAGTGTCCATGGGTTTCGCGCTGATCTGCGTGCTGCTGATCTCGGCGAGCCTGAACCTGTCCGACATCGTGCTTTCGCAAGGGCAGGGGCGCTTCCATGACATGGGCCTCTCGTTCCTGTCGTGGAACTGGCTGCCGCTGCTGCCGATGTTCGTGGTGTATCTGATCTCCGGCATCGCCGAGACCAACCGCGCGCCGTTCGACGTCGTGGAGGGCGAGGCGGAAGTCGTGGCCGGTCACATGGTCGAGTACTCGGGCATGGCCTTTGCGCTGTTCTTCCTCGCCGAATACGCGAACATGATCCTGGTCTCCATTCTGACCTCGGTGCTGTTCCTGGGCGGCTGGCTGTCTCCGTTCGGCTTCCTGCCCGACGGCTTCCACTGGCTCGCGCTCAAGACGGCGATGATCCTGTTCGTGTTCCTCTGGGCGCGTGCGACCTTCCCGCGGTTCCGCTACGACCAGATCATGCGTCTAGGCTGGAAGGTGTTTATCCCCGTCACCCTCATTTGGGTGTTCGTGGTGGCGGTGTGGATGATGTCGCCGCTGTCGATCTGGAAGTGA
- a CDS encoding NADH-quinone oxidoreductase subunit M produces MTDIPFLSLAIWVPILGGLLVLATGSDRNAPLARVLAFAVAVAGFVVAIPLYTGFDTGTSAMQFVELQSWIPRFNINYHLGVDGISMLFVLLNAFITIMVVMAGWQVIEEKVAQYMAAFLIMSGLMNGIFSALDGVLFYVFFEASLIPLYLVIGIWGGPNRVYAAIKFFLYTLLGSLLMLIALLYLFMQSGGSFSILDWHQLPLPIEPQVLIFFAFLIAFGVKVPMWPVHTWLPDAHVEAPTGGSVVLAAIALKLGAYGFLRFSLPIVPDASQQLAPVVIALSLIAVIYIGFVALVQTDMKKLVAYSSISHMGFVTLGFFMFNQLGIEGALVQMISHGFVSGAMFLCIGVLYDRVHSRQIADYGGVVHTMPKFAAFFMLFAMANSGLPATSGFVGEFMVVLGAVKYNFWVAFAAAVTLILGAAYTLWMYKRVVFGKVANSHVAELEDINAREFAFLGILAVCVLAMGLYPFPFTEVMHASVDELLRHVAVSKL; encoded by the coding sequence ATGACGGACATTCCTTTCCTCAGTCTCGCGATCTGGGTGCCGATCCTTGGGGGATTGCTGGTGCTCGCCACCGGCTCGGATCGCAACGCTCCGCTGGCCCGGGTACTTGCCTTTGCGGTGGCGGTGGCCGGCTTCGTCGTGGCGATTCCGCTCTACACGGGCTTCGATACCGGTACCAGCGCCATGCAGTTCGTCGAGCTGCAGTCGTGGATTCCTCGCTTCAACATCAACTACCACCTGGGCGTCGATGGAATCTCGATGCTCTTCGTCCTTCTCAACGCCTTCATCACCATCATGGTGGTGATGGCGGGCTGGCAGGTGATCGAGGAAAAGGTGGCTCAATACATGGCCGCGTTCCTCATCATGTCCGGCCTGATGAACGGAATCTTCTCTGCGCTCGACGGCGTGCTGTTCTACGTCTTCTTCGAAGCGTCGCTGATCCCGCTCTATCTGGTGATCGGCATCTGGGGCGGCCCGAACCGGGTCTATGCGGCGATCAAGTTCTTCCTCTATACGCTGCTGGGTTCCCTGCTGATGCTGATCGCGCTGCTTTACCTCTTCATGCAGTCGGGCGGCAGCTTCAGCATCCTCGACTGGCATCAACTGCCGCTGCCGATCGAGCCGCAAGTCCTGATCTTCTTCGCTTTCCTGATCGCGTTCGGGGTGAAGGTGCCGATGTGGCCGGTGCATACCTGGCTGCCCGATGCGCACGTCGAGGCGCCGACCGGGGGCTCGGTGGTGCTGGCGGCGATCGCGCTGAAGCTCGGTGCGTACGGTTTCCTGCGTTTCTCGCTGCCCATCGTTCCCGATGCGTCGCAGCAACTCGCGCCCGTGGTCATCGCGCTGTCGCTGATCGCCGTGATCTACATCGGGTTCGTCGCGCTGGTGCAGACCGACATGAAGAAGCTGGTGGCGTATTCGTCGATTTCGCACATGGGCTTCGTCACCCTCGGTTTCTTCATGTTCAACCAGCTCGGCATCGAAGGTGCCCTGGTGCAGATGATCTCGCACGGCTTCGTGTCCGGAGCGATGTTCCTTTGCATCGGCGTTCTCTACGATCGCGTGCATTCGCGGCAGATCGCGGACTACGGCGGCGTCGTCCATACGATGCCGAAGTTCGCCGCCTTCTTCATGCTGTTCGCGATGGCCAATTCGGGACTGCCGGCAACCTCGGGCTTCGTCGGCGAGTTCATGGTCGTGCTCGGCGCCGTCAAGTACAACTTCTGGGTTGCCTTTGCCGCGGCGGTGACGCTGATCCTCGGCGCCGCCTACACGCTGTGGATGTACAAACGCGTGGTTTTCGGGAAGGTGGCCAACAGCCATGTGGCGGAACTCGAGGACATCAATGCCCGCGAGTTCGCCTTCCTCGGGATACTCGCCGTCTGCGTGCTGGCAATGGGCCTCTATCCCTTCCCGTTCACCGAAGTCATGCATGCCTCGGTGGACGAACTGCTGCGGCACGTCGCCGTGAGCAAGCTCTGA